In Bubalus kerabau isolate K-KA32 ecotype Philippines breed swamp buffalo chromosome 4, PCC_UOA_SB_1v2, whole genome shotgun sequence, one DNA window encodes the following:
- the BIN3 gene encoding bridging integrator 3 isoform X1, which produces MSWIPFKIGQPKKQIVPKTVERDFEREYGKLQQLEEQTKRLQKDMKKSTDADLAMSKSAVKISLDLLSNPLCEQDQDFLNMVTALDTAMKRMDAFNQEKVNQIQKTVIEPLKKFGSVFPSLNMAVKRREQALQDYRRLQAKVEKYEEKEKTGPVLAKLHQAREELRPVRDDFEAKNKQLLDEMPRFYNSRLDYFQPSFESLIRAQVVYYSEMHKIFGDLTQQLDQPGCPDEQRERENEARLSELRALSIVADD; this is translated from the exons gATTCCTTTCAAGATTGGGCAGCCCAAGAAACAGATTGTCCCCAAAACA GTGGAGAGAGACTTTGAACGAGAGTATGGAAAACTGCAGCA GCTGGAGGAACAGACCAAAAGGCTGCAGAAGGACATGAAGAAGAGCACGGACGCCGACCTGG CCATGTCTAAATCTGCTGTGAAGATATCCTTGGACTTGCTGTCCAACCCCCTCTGCGAGCAAGACCAGGACTTTCTGAACATGGTGACTGCCCTGGACACAGCCATGAAGCGGATGGATGCCTTCAACCAGGAAAAG GTGAACCAGATACAGAAGACTGTGATTGAACCCTTAAAAAA GTTCGGCAGCGTATTCCCGAGTCTAAACATGGCAGTGAAACGGCGGGAGCAGGCCTTGCAGGACTACAGAAGGCTGCAAGCCAAGGTGGAAAAGTacgaggagaaggagaagacggGACCAGTGCTGGCCAAACTCCACCAG GCCCGAGAAGAGCTTAGGCCGGTGCGGGATGACTTTGAGGCCAAGAACAAGCAGCTCCTGGATGAGATGCCGCGCTTCTACAACAGCCGACTGGActacttccagcccagctttgAGTCCTTGATCAGAGCACAG gtcGTGTACTACTCAGAAATGCACAAGATCTTCGGAGACTTGACCCAGCAGCTTGACCAGCCCGGCTGCCCTGACGAGCAGCGGGAGCGGGAGAACGAGGCCAGGCTGAGCGAGCTCCGAGCCCTCTCCATCGTGGCGGATGACTGA
- the BIN3 gene encoding bridging integrator 3 isoform X2: MKKSTDADLAMSKSAVKISLDLLSNPLCEQDQDFLNMVTALDTAMKRMDAFNQEKVNQIQKTVIEPLKKFGSVFPSLNMAVKRREQALQDYRRLQAKVEKYEEKEKTGPVLAKLHQAREELRPVRDDFEAKNKQLLDEMPRFYNSRLDYFQPSFESLIRAQVVYYSEMHKIFGDLTQQLDQPGCPDEQRERENEARLSELRALSIVADD; encoded by the exons ATGAAGAAGAGCACGGACGCCGACCTGG CCATGTCTAAATCTGCTGTGAAGATATCCTTGGACTTGCTGTCCAACCCCCTCTGCGAGCAAGACCAGGACTTTCTGAACATGGTGACTGCCCTGGACACAGCCATGAAGCGGATGGATGCCTTCAACCAGGAAAAG GTGAACCAGATACAGAAGACTGTGATTGAACCCTTAAAAAA GTTCGGCAGCGTATTCCCGAGTCTAAACATGGCAGTGAAACGGCGGGAGCAGGCCTTGCAGGACTACAGAAGGCTGCAAGCCAAGGTGGAAAAGTacgaggagaaggagaagacggGACCAGTGCTGGCCAAACTCCACCAG GCCCGAGAAGAGCTTAGGCCGGTGCGGGATGACTTTGAGGCCAAGAACAAGCAGCTCCTGGATGAGATGCCGCGCTTCTACAACAGCCGACTGGActacttccagcccagctttgAGTCCTTGATCAGAGCACAG gtcGTGTACTACTCAGAAATGCACAAGATCTTCGGAGACTTGACCCAGCAGCTTGACCAGCCCGGCTGCCCTGACGAGCAGCGGGAGCGGGAGAACGAGGCCAGGCTGAGCGAGCTCCGAGCCCTCTCCATCGTGGCGGATGACTGA